One segment of Microscilla marina ATCC 23134 DNA contains the following:
- the mtgA gene encoding monofunctional biosynthetic peptidoglycan transglycosylase: MKMIKKITHILWRSFLVFFFGVLFFVVFFKFVPVGYTSTMFYRSMHALFTGKDATIHYTWVSYENIADPVKVAVVASEDQRFPTHHGIDWTALKVARKQHRGGSTISQQVAKNVFLWQGFKYDRYLRKALEVPITYLIELIWGKQRILEVYLNIIEVGPRTFGVQKAAQRYFRKNAKKITAAEAALIAAVLPNPRKYLILNPSGTVRLRQRHTLYQMRLLGGASYLEGLRKF, encoded by the coding sequence ATGAAAATGATCAAAAAAATAACCCATATCCTGTGGAGAAGCTTTTTAGTATTTTTCTTTGGAGTGCTGTTTTTTGTCGTATTCTTTAAGTTTGTACCAGTAGGCTATACTTCTACCATGTTTTATCGAAGTATGCATGCGCTGTTTACAGGCAAAGATGCCACCATTCATTATACCTGGGTAAGTTATGAAAACATAGCCGACCCGGTAAAAGTAGCGGTGGTGGCGTCTGAAGATCAGCGTTTTCCTACCCACCATGGCATAGACTGGACTGCCCTAAAAGTAGCCCGAAAACAGCATCGAGGAGGCAGCACCATTAGCCAACAAGTGGCAAAAAATGTGTTTTTGTGGCAAGGCTTTAAATACGACCGTTATTTGCGCAAAGCCCTTGAGGTACCCATTACTTATTTGATAGAATTGATCTGGGGTAAACAGCGTATTTTGGAGGTGTACCTCAACATTATAGAAGTAGGCCCACGCACCTTTGGGGTACAAAAAGCTGCCCAACGTTATTTTAGAAAAAACGCCAAAAAAATCACTGCTGCCGAGGCTGCCCTTATTGCTGCGGTGTTGCCCAACCCGCGCAAATACCTCATTCTGAACCCCAGTGGTACCGTACGTTTGCGGCAACGCCATACTTTGTATCAAATGCGCTTATTGGGTGGGGCAAGTTATCTGGAAGGCTTGAGAAAGTTTTAA
- a CDS encoding DUF3037 domain-containing protein, giving the protein MNTVFKYAVLRYVHSQVLEESVNIGILVFFPEQGQVVFKSSEQRLNALIHLYPNFSASHIQAYLDGLTKRAHVVTVEFNSATKQVIEENLERFIQIEFLPEDATVLQFSKIYTSLLYSEDINQVVVNLLGTYKLNMYNDAPAKVISGNVTKSQPKIRDSKIEERKRLYIERQQSKHKKSSQEHKDE; this is encoded by the coding sequence ATGAATACCGTTTTTAAATATGCTGTTTTACGTTATGTCCATTCTCAAGTATTAGAAGAATCGGTGAATATTGGCATATTGGTATTTTTCCCTGAACAGGGGCAAGTTGTTTTTAAATCTTCCGAACAACGGTTGAATGCTTTAATCCACCTTTATCCCAATTTTTCTGCGTCTCATATCCAAGCTTATTTGGACGGTTTAACCAAAAGAGCCCATGTAGTTACAGTAGAGTTTAATTCAGCTACCAAACAAGTAATTGAGGAGAACCTTGAGCGCTTTATTCAAATAGAGTTTTTACCCGAGGATGCCACGGTTTTGCAGTTTTCTAAAATATACACCAGCCTTTTATATTCCGAAGATATTAATCAAGTGGTGGTTAATTTGTTGGGGACTTATAAGCTGAATATGTATAATGATGCTCCTGCTAAAGTTATAAGCGGTAATGTGACAAAATCGCAACCAAAGATTAGAGATAGTAAAATAGAAGAAAGAAAAAGACTGTATATTGAACGGCAACAGAGCAAGCATAAAAAGTCGTCTCAAGAACATAAAGATGAGTAA
- a CDS encoding oxygenase MpaB family protein: MKIHPHTPLHLPDYQTPTHEILAELKQQGDPEADAVIKFLFTNQQAKVLNQLMQALQLNRDLTNHPLPTEVNAFVEHAGQIPTWANDDLLAQANRFFTQYAHQFTSMLSFLSLPYTYAAAHGVQVLYLTKRMHHDVTRRLHETARFLLDVTAPNAFAPEGKGIVSSLKVRLMHAAVRYHLAKRPQWKAEWGVPINQEEMIGTSLSFSVLPVLGLQKMGNHLNQRDMTAYLHLWKVVGAFLGNEVLYLPNRYKEGSQLETLIRQRNFAPSSEGKTLTQALIQSLEESLGKRFPKGFVTAYMRFLLGDELANMVGVPPYNWTRALVSTFRASNVLKALSPTPSTAGQEFLQQMQYFLKKDPVEFKIPLVV, translated from the coding sequence ATGAAAATACATCCACACACCCCTTTACACTTGCCTGATTACCAAACCCCTACTCACGAAATACTGGCTGAGCTTAAGCAACAAGGCGATCCTGAAGCTGATGCTGTGATTAAATTCTTGTTTACCAACCAACAAGCCAAAGTGCTCAACCAACTCATGCAAGCGCTACAGCTCAACCGTGACTTGACCAATCACCCATTGCCCACCGAGGTAAACGCTTTTGTTGAACACGCCGGGCAAATACCTACTTGGGCAAATGATGATTTGTTGGCACAAGCGAACCGTTTTTTTACCCAATATGCCCACCAGTTTACCTCTATGCTTAGTTTTTTGTCGTTGCCCTATACTTATGCTGCCGCTCACGGGGTACAAGTACTTTACCTGACCAAGCGTATGCACCACGACGTAACCCGTAGACTACACGAAACCGCTCGTTTTTTATTGGATGTTACTGCCCCCAACGCTTTTGCTCCCGAAGGCAAAGGCATTGTAAGCAGCCTTAAGGTAAGACTCATGCATGCTGCTGTAAGGTACCATTTGGCAAAACGCCCCCAATGGAAAGCTGAGTGGGGGGTACCCATCAATCAAGAGGAAATGATAGGCACCAGTTTATCTTTTTCGGTATTGCCTGTTTTGGGTTTGCAAAAAATGGGAAATCATCTCAACCAACGTGATATGACTGCTTACTTGCATTTGTGGAAAGTAGTGGGGGCATTTTTGGGCAATGAGGTGTTGTATTTGCCCAATAGATACAAAGAAGGGAGCCAACTTGAAACACTCATCAGGCAACGCAACTTTGCCCCATCGTCCGAAGGCAAAACTTTGACTCAGGCATTGATACAGTCATTAGAAGAATCACTGGGCAAACGTTTTCCCAAGGGGTTTGTCACCGCGTATATGCGTTTTTTACTAGGCGATGAATTGGCAAATATGGTAGGAGTGCCTCCGTATAACTGGACAAGGGCATTGGTGAGCACATTTAGGGCAAGTAATGTTTTGAAGGCCCTCTCTCCTACCCCGTCTACTGCAGGCCAGGAGTTTTTGCAACAAATGCAGTATTTCCTGAAAAAAGACCCGGTCGAATTTAAAATTCCGTTGGTGGTTTAG
- a CDS encoding 6-pyruvoyl trahydropterin synthase family protein, which yields MVYICRRETFNASHKLYNPNWSKEQNEALFGVCANQNWHGHNFELVVTVKGMPDLETGMVIDYKVLSKIVRREIIEKVHYKNLNLDVDFLAGKMPSCEILIIEFWKRLAPAIQQESPRTTLHHLKLVETKNNSVEYMGEGLEHYQDLRLQEPNVVKQD from the coding sequence ATGGTATACATTTGCAGACGAGAAACTTTCAACGCTTCCCATAAATTATACAACCCCAACTGGAGCAAAGAACAAAACGAGGCTCTTTTTGGGGTATGTGCCAATCAGAACTGGCACGGACACAACTTCGAACTGGTGGTCACTGTCAAAGGAATGCCCGACCTGGAAACAGGAATGGTGATTGACTACAAGGTGCTGAGTAAAATTGTCAGACGAGAGATTATCGAGAAAGTTCATTACAAAAACCTGAACTTAGATGTAGACTTTTTGGCAGGCAAAATGCCCAGCTGTGAAATACTCATCATTGAGTTTTGGAAACGACTCGCCCCCGCCATTCAGCAAGAGTCGCCCCGTACTACTTTGCATCACCTCAAGCTGGTAGAAACCAAAAACAATTCGGTAGAATACATGGGCGAAGGGCTGGAACACTACCAAGACTTACGTTTGCAAGAACCTAATGTAGTGAAACAGGACTAA
- a CDS encoding HipA family kinase, producing MLPVYEAITVHKIIEKGGSTKPWLVEVLVKDQPKAYVVKMFTEKHVDQVAPVANEVYANVLAKQFDLPCPKAAFIHFSDNFKFWLTKEQQEVLDTKDQRIKFGSEYIEGNTPYNRDSVLPIYELEADEIANIYAFDMLIANWDRRIAKPNILLTETNFYLIDHELGFQYTEAHIEHFRAKKLMNRYGDHIFYPMLNQGSIQEYYFTIFEEYLRYLPVNILDSYANQLLKYKHPIGNYQLIKRFLGIIKAQPSQFIDILRSTLS from the coding sequence ATGTTGCCAGTGTATGAGGCTATAACTGTACATAAAATTATTGAGAAGGGAGGTTCTACAAAACCTTGGTTGGTAGAAGTTTTGGTAAAAGACCAGCCTAAAGCTTATGTGGTAAAAATGTTTACTGAGAAGCATGTAGACCAAGTAGCACCTGTAGCTAATGAGGTATACGCAAATGTACTGGCAAAACAATTTGACCTGCCTTGCCCAAAAGCTGCGTTTATCCATTTTTCTGATAATTTTAAGTTTTGGCTTACAAAAGAACAGCAGGAAGTACTAGACACCAAAGACCAAAGGATAAAGTTTGGAAGTGAGTATATAGAAGGTAATACTCCTTATAATAGAGACTCTGTGTTGCCTATTTATGAGCTTGAAGCAGACGAAATAGCCAATATTTATGCGTTTGATATGTTGATTGCCAACTGGGATAGGCGAATTGCTAAACCCAATATTTTGCTTACAGAAACCAACTTTTATTTAATCGATCACGAACTGGGTTTTCAATATACTGAGGCGCATATTGAACATTTTAGAGCTAAAAAACTGATGAATCGATATGGTGATCATATTTTTTACCCAATGCTAAATCAGGGAAGTATTCAAGAGTACTATTTTACCATATTTGAAGAGTATCTCAGGTATTTGCCAGTAAATATATTGGACAGCTATGCAAATCAGTTACTAAAATATAAGCATCCGATAGGAAACTATCAGTTGATCAAAAGGTTTTTAGGGATAATAAAAGCACAACCCTCTCAATTTATAGATATTTTAAGGAGTACACTATCATGA
- a CDS encoding tetratricopeptide repeat protein yields MKHQVNLFILLSGIFFISHTHVQAQRIYKQSNSYYIQANENYQKGKLDLQLGDFNNALRSLNLAIKQNPGFADAYFERGKTHMLQKHYKKAFNDFVKATQFNPRKSAPYLYKGAIYHEQNEYEAAIQEYTQALRLNPKSAMAYNYRAEAYKEIGFTPKAIEDYSSAINYDPQQAILYYGRGQCLMESQKYTQAIKDFSKAIQLQPSILDSYRQRAYAAFLAGNYMRSAQDLDYLEQKDAKNMKPYQYSLSAYCKAASKDYRGAIRAINKVMELEPNNALHYVERAQYHAALAQYDPAINDYTKALEAYPDSVRFYGLRAEAFLRQEDYAHTIKDCNLLISKQPQNARAWYLRGVAKMRTNHRKREIKKDLQQAAMLGYPKNKMESQAYKYARKGFKKRKR; encoded by the coding sequence ATGAAACACCAGGTTAATCTATTCATTTTACTAAGCGGTATCTTTTTTATTTCTCATACCCACGTACAAGCCCAAAGAATATATAAGCAAAGCAACAGCTACTACATCCAGGCAAACGAAAATTATCAAAAAGGGAAGTTAGACTTGCAATTAGGCGATTTTAACAATGCCTTGCGTTCGCTTAACCTGGCAATTAAACAAAACCCTGGCTTTGCCGATGCTTATTTTGAGCGGGGCAAAACCCACATGCTGCAAAAACATTACAAAAAGGCTTTTAATGACTTTGTAAAAGCTACTCAGTTTAACCCCCGTAAGTCTGCCCCTTATTTATACAAGGGAGCTATTTATCACGAGCAAAACGAGTATGAGGCTGCCATTCAGGAGTATACTCAAGCATTACGTTTGAACCCCAAGAGTGCCATGGCCTATAACTACCGTGCCGAAGCTTACAAAGAAATTGGTTTTACCCCCAAAGCTATAGAAGATTACTCCAGTGCCATTAACTACGACCCCCAGCAAGCCATTTTGTATTATGGCAGAGGGCAGTGCCTCATGGAATCCCAAAAATATACGCAGGCAATAAAAGACTTCAGTAAAGCGATTCAACTACAGCCCAGCATTCTTGATTCTTACCGTCAAAGAGCGTACGCGGCTTTTTTGGCTGGCAACTACATGCGCAGTGCGCAAGACCTGGATTATTTGGAGCAAAAAGACGCTAAAAATATGAAGCCCTATCAGTACTCATTAAGTGCTTATTGCAAGGCGGCAAGTAAAGATTATAGAGGAGCCATCAGGGCAATAAACAAAGTGATGGAACTGGAGCCTAACAATGCTTTGCACTATGTAGAGCGGGCGCAATATCACGCAGCACTTGCTCAATACGACCCTGCCATTAACGATTACACCAAAGCTTTGGAAGCTTATCCTGACAGTGTACGTTTTTATGGTTTGCGTGCCGAGGCTTTTTTGCGTCAGGAAGATTATGCGCATACCATCAAAGATTGTAACTTACTGATAAGCAAGCAACCCCAAAATGCCCGTGCCTGGTATTTGCGTGGGGTGGCCAAAATGCGCACCAATCATCGTAAAAGAGAAATTAAAAAAGATTTGCAGCAAGCTGCTATGTTGGGTTACCCCAAAAATAAAATGGAGTCGCAGGCGTATAAGTATGCTAGGAAAGGGTTTAAGAAGAGGAAGCGGTAG
- the fabG gene encoding 3-oxoacyl-ACP reductase FabG encodes MNSTNVLKDRVAIVTGAAQGIGQAAAIMLAEAGAAVVIWDVKVEAAQTTASLLKSKGKRSMFMEGVDITSLESVESACAKIVEEFGQIDILVNNAGIVRDASFKKMTPEQWQQVIDVNLTGVFNCTKAVSKYMMEANYGKIVNLASVVGIYGNFGQTNYVASKAGVIGMTKVWGRELGKHNITVNAVAPGPTDTSMLATVPDELRQQMKQRVPLRRLGKPEEIAKVILFFASEASSFVTGQTLTADGGTYLG; translated from the coding sequence ATGAATAGTACCAATGTATTAAAAGACAGGGTGGCAATTGTGACTGGAGCAGCCCAAGGCATAGGACAAGCCGCCGCTATTATGCTGGCCGAAGCAGGTGCTGCCGTAGTAATATGGGACGTAAAGGTAGAAGCAGCCCAAACCACGGCAAGCTTGCTCAAGTCAAAGGGCAAGCGGTCAATGTTTATGGAAGGGGTAGACATTACTAGTTTGGAATCGGTAGAAAGTGCTTGCGCAAAAATAGTAGAAGAGTTTGGGCAGATAGATATTTTGGTAAACAATGCAGGAATAGTAAGAGATGCTTCTTTTAAGAAAATGACGCCAGAGCAGTGGCAACAAGTGATAGATGTAAACCTTACAGGGGTGTTTAATTGTACCAAGGCGGTGTCTAAATATATGATGGAAGCCAACTATGGTAAAATTGTAAACCTTGCGTCGGTAGTAGGTATTTATGGCAACTTTGGGCAAACCAACTATGTAGCCTCTAAAGCTGGGGTAATAGGCATGACTAAAGTATGGGGGCGTGAGTTGGGCAAACACAATATCACTGTGAATGCAGTAGCTCCTGGACCTACCGATACCAGCATGCTTGCCACAGTGCCCGATGAGTTACGCCAGCAAATGAAGCAACGAGTACCTTTGCGTCGCTTGGGCAAGCCTGAAGAAATAGCCAAGGTGATTTTGTTTTTTGCCAGTGAGGCTTCCAGCTTTGTTACCGGGCAAACCCTTACTGCCGATGGTGGAACATACCTGGGATAA